Within Rothia sp. ZJ932, the genomic segment TTTATCAGAAGTAACAGGGCTTTTGTTATTGGCGGAGACGGGGGGATTTGAACCCCCGGCCGAGTTTAACCCCGGCCCTTCATTAGCAGTGAAGTCCATTCGGCCGCTCTGGCACGTCTCCTCGCCGCATTGTTATTGAAAGCTTTCGTCAACTTATTGCTCAACCGCAACACAGCGTTACCCACAATACCGTATGAGGGTGAGTTGGTCAAAGTCGTTAGCTGCCAAGCTCAAAATAGCCCTGAAACACCGTGCTCAGTAGCGCCTGTCGATTACCTTCGATCCAAAAAGTGGAAAGTGAAGTATCGTGACTTATCAGCCGGCGCCGCAGTAGCAGCCCCGCAGGCTCAATTGAAGGTGAAAAGAAAGCACGCAACGCCCTCACGGTGGGCATTATTAGGTACCTTCGTCCGGGGTATTGTTCGTGGCTGCTGTGAATTTAAGAAATTAAACCAAAAGCCCCGCTTTTTGTAGGAAAAGCGGGGCTTTTTTGTGGCGGATGGTAAGGGATTTGAACCCTTGAGACGGGGTTGCCGCCTACTGGTTTTCAAGACCAGCTCCTTCGGCCGCTCGGACAACCATCCAAGTTAGGTGCTGAAAGCACTTGAAATAGTATTGCACAGTTGCTCTAGGGTTTGCAAAACAAACGGGGGTATCGTGGTTAAAGCCACGTTGGGTGTTGAACCTGAAGGAGAAGAGTTCTGTGAAAGCCGTTATCGAGAATGAGCACGGTGCGCCGGGCGTCCTTGAAGTAACTGAAACTGATAAGCCGCAGGTAGGGGCGGGGCAGGTGCTGGTTCGGATTGCTGCCGCAGGGCTTAATCGGGCGGATGTTGTGCAGCGCAAGGGGCATTATCCACCTCCTGCCGGTGAAAGCAAGATATACGGACTTGAAGCTGCCGGCGTCATTGAAGAAGTTGGTGCGGGCGTCCCCGCCAGCCGTGTGGGGCAAAAGGTCATGGTATTGCTAGCTTCGGGTGGTTACGCAGAATATGTGGCGGTGGACGCGCGTTGCGCCATCGATATTCCTGAGGGGCTGAGCTTGGTTGAAGCCGCCTGTCTGCCAGAGGTTGCTGCCACCGTGTATTCCAACCTGGTGATGGTTGCCGGTGTATCTACTGACCCGCGGGATAATGCGGGCAAGAGCGTTCTGATTCACGGTGGTTCTGGTGGCATTGGTGCTCATGCCATTCAGCTGTGCGTAGCCTTGGGACTGCGAGTTTTCTCGACCGCCGGAACGTCTGAAAAATGCGACTATATTGAGAGCCTGGGTGCTGAACCCATCAACTACCGCGAGCAGGACTTCGAGCAGGTGGTTGATGAGAAAACTGAGGGTGCAGGGGTCAACTTCATCTTCGATATGGTGGGTGGCGCTTACCTGTCTCAACACCTGCGCGCGCTGGCACTGGACGGCTCTATGGTGACCATCGCAGTGCAGGGTGGAAAAGTAGGGGAGTTCGACCTGTCACTTGCCATGAAAAAACGCCTTAATATTTACGGGCGCACCTTGCGTGCCCAAAGCCTTGATTATAAGGCGCGCGTCCTTGAAGGAGTAGAACAGTACGTGGTGCCCTTGGTTAAGGAAGGGAAAATCAGCCCGAACCTCCACAAAACATTCCTGTTTGGCGAGGTTGCGGCGGCGCACGAATATTTCGATTCTGGTCAGCACAGGGGCAAAGTTGTCTTGGTGATGGAGTGACCCGAACATAATGAGTCGTCTGCCTGGTTGTTGTCAGCGATACACAGGTTTATTCTTGGGGTAAGTCACATTTATTTTCTCACCCTAAGGAGAACCCGTGAGTCACCACACCCGGGCAGACGTCGTGCTTGACGATCGCCCACCAGCATACGTTGAGCTAGAGATTCTTCATGAAGAAGACAAGAAATGGACCCCCAAGAAAATTGCTCTGTGGGTCATTATTGCGTTAATCGGCGGTATTAGCTGGACCATGCTGGCTATTGTTCGCGGTGAAACCGTGAACGCTATCTGGTTTGTTTTTGCCGCTGTTTCAACCTATTTCATTGGCTACCGTTTTTACTCAAAGTACATTGAGAATAAGCTGACCGAGCCTGATGACCGTCGTGCAACTCCTGCAGAGTATGACGCCGATGGCAAGGACTACGCTGTTACTGACCGCCGTGTGCTCTACGGTCACCACTTTGCGGCAATCGCTGGTGCTGGTCCGCTGGTTGGTCCCGTTCTTGCAGCTCAGATGGGTTACCTGCCCGGCACTATCTGGATCATTGCTGGTGTTATTTTTGCTGGCGCTGTTCAGGACTACTTGGTGCTGTTCTTCTCCATGCGCCGTGGCGGACGTTCGCTGGGTCAGATGGCGAAAGAAGAGCTCGGTCCTATCGGTGGTTACGCAGCGATTCTTGCAACCCTCGCTATCATGATCATCATTACCGCGATTCTCGCGCTGGTGGTTGTGAACGCTATGGGCGAATCCCCCTGGGGTGTTTTCTCTGTCGGTATGACCATCCCGATTGCGCTGTTCATGGGTGTTTACCTGCGTTACATTCGTCCGGGTAAGGTCAACGAAATTTCGATTATCGGCTTTGTACTGCTGATGATTGCGATTATCGGCGGTGGCGTTGTTGCTGACACTGAGTGGGGCGTACAGTACCTCACTTTGGAGCGCACTACCTTGGCTTGGGCTGTTATTATCTACGGTTTCATTGCGGCTGTTCTGCCCGTGTGGTTGCTGCTGGCACCTCGCGATTACCTCTCAACCTTCATGAAGATTGGTACTATCTGCCTGCTTGCTATCGGTATCATCGTGGTTCGTCCCGAGATCACTGTTCCTGCTTTCTCTGAGTACGCTTCTCGTACTGATGGCCCGGTCTGGTCTGGTGGCTTGTTCCCCTTCCTCTTCGTTACCATTGCCTGCGGTGCGCTTTCAGGCTTCCACGCTCTGATTGCTTCGGGTACTACCCCCAAGATGGTTGAGAAGGAACGCCAGACCCGCTTTATTGGTTACGGTGGCATGCTTATGGAGTCCTTCGTAGCTATCATGGCGCTGGTTGCTGCTTTGACCGTTGATCGTGGCATCTACTTCGCCATGAACTCCGCTGCCGGTGTAACCGGTGGCACTGTTGAAACCGCCGCTGTTTTCGTGAACTCTCTCGGTCTGACCGGTGTGAACGTCACCCCCGAGCTACTGCAGACCACAGCTGAGAATGTGGGCGAGCACAGCATCGTCTCGCGTACCGGTGGTGCTCCCACCTTGGCTGTGGGTATGGCAGGTATCTTGCACAACATGATGCCCGCGTGGGATCTGATGAGCTTCTGGTACCACTTCGCGATTATGTTTGAGGCTCTGTTCATTCTGACTGCTGTGGACGCAGGTACCCGCGTTGCTCGCTTCATGTTGCAGGATACTCTGGGCAACTTCTTCCCCAAGTTCCGCGATCACAACTGGCGTGCTGGTGCATGGTTCGCTACCGCGGTGATGGTTGCTGGCTGGGGTGGCATCCTCATTCTGGGTGTTACCGACCCGCTGGGTGGTATTAACACCTTCTACCCGCTCTTCGGTATCGCTAACCAGCTACTGGCTGCTGTTGCTTTGGCTGTTTGCCTGGCAATCGCTGCGAACAAGGGTAAGTTCAAGTACCTCTGGATTATTGCCCTGCCGCTTGCCTTCGACCTGGTTGTGACCGTTGTTGGCTCGTACCAGAAGATCTTTTCTTCTAACCCCTCTGTGGGTTACTGGGCTAACCACTTCCGCTACAAGGAAGCTCTTGCTGCCGGTGAAACCTCGCTCGGTGCCGCTCAGAGCGTTGAGGCTATGGAAGCGGTTGTGCGTAACACTATGGTTCAGGGTATTCTCTCCATCGTGTTCGTAGTGCTGGCGCTGATCGTGGTGATTACCGCGGTGATTGAGGTTCTAAAGGCGAAGAACGGTCACGCCATGAAGTCACACGAGAACCCCTACGTTGAGTCAGAGATTTACGCTCCTGCGGGTATGTTTGTCACCCCCAGCGAGAAGGATCTCGAAGCTCAGTGGCGCGAATACTACAAGAGGCACCCTGAAAAAGAATTAGCGAAGGGGCACTAAATGAGTCAAACGGTAACACCCGGCGGCGATGGCACGGTAGAGAAAATTAAGTCTTTCTTTACCGTTGCTGGTCGTATGTGGAACGGTTTTTCGGGTGCGGATAAGTACCACAAGTATTTAGCGCATCACCGCGCGACTGGCTGTGAGCACGAGCCCATGACGGAGCGTGAGTTCTGGCGGGACTACACTGACCGTCAAGACAAAAATCCTGAGGGGCGTTGCTGCTAGCTGATATCCGTTAGCTATGTAAGAGTGCGGACGTGCGTTGTGGGCTACTGCGGTAG encodes:
- a CDS encoding YbdD/YjiX family protein; protein product: MSQTVTPGGDGTVEKIKSFFTVAGRMWNGFSGADKYHKYLAHHRATGCEHEPMTEREFWRDYTDRQDKNPEGRCC
- a CDS encoding NAD(P)H-quinone oxidoreductase — its product is MKAVIENEHGAPGVLEVTETDKPQVGAGQVLVRIAAAGLNRADVVQRKGHYPPPAGESKIYGLEAAGVIEEVGAGVPASRVGQKVMVLLASGGYAEYVAVDARCAIDIPEGLSLVEAACLPEVAATVYSNLVMVAGVSTDPRDNAGKSVLIHGGSGGIGAHAIQLCVALGLRVFSTAGTSEKCDYIESLGAEPINYREQDFEQVVDEKTEGAGVNFIFDMVGGAYLSQHLRALALDGSMVTIAVQGGKVGEFDLSLAMKKRLNIYGRTLRAQSLDYKARVLEGVEQYVVPLVKEGKISPNLHKTFLFGEVAAAHEYFDSGQHRGKVVLVME
- a CDS encoding carbon starvation CstA family protein, which translates into the protein MSHHTRADVVLDDRPPAYVELEILHEEDKKWTPKKIALWVIIALIGGISWTMLAIVRGETVNAIWFVFAAVSTYFIGYRFYSKYIENKLTEPDDRRATPAEYDADGKDYAVTDRRVLYGHHFAAIAGAGPLVGPVLAAQMGYLPGTIWIIAGVIFAGAVQDYLVLFFSMRRGGRSLGQMAKEELGPIGGYAAILATLAIMIIITAILALVVVNAMGESPWGVFSVGMTIPIALFMGVYLRYIRPGKVNEISIIGFVLLMIAIIGGGVVADTEWGVQYLTLERTTLAWAVIIYGFIAAVLPVWLLLAPRDYLSTFMKIGTICLLAIGIIVVRPEITVPAFSEYASRTDGPVWSGGLFPFLFVTIACGALSGFHALIASGTTPKMVEKERQTRFIGYGGMLMESFVAIMALVAALTVDRGIYFAMNSAAGVTGGTVETAAVFVNSLGLTGVNVTPELLQTTAENVGEHSIVSRTGGAPTLAVGMAGILHNMMPAWDLMSFWYHFAIMFEALFILTAVDAGTRVARFMLQDTLGNFFPKFRDHNWRAGAWFATAVMVAGWGGILILGVTDPLGGINTFYPLFGIANQLLAAVALAVCLAIAANKGKFKYLWIIALPLAFDLVVTVVGSYQKIFSSNPSVGYWANHFRYKEALAAGETSLGAAQSVEAMEAVVRNTMVQGILSIVFVVLALIVVITAVIEVLKAKNGHAMKSHENPYVESEIYAPAGMFVTPSEKDLEAQWREYYKRHPEKELAKGH